One window from the genome of Eucalyptus grandis isolate ANBG69807.140 chromosome 7, ASM1654582v1, whole genome shotgun sequence encodes:
- the LOC120295435 gene encoding uncharacterized protein LOC120295435 has product MYLDIACFLPDVDCRIASYMWHDDDCPHDGIEVLRCMSLIEMEENKIGVHGMLRCLARKIIYEGFHDPRRRVRLYIPAIAHDTKKRKRGTDHFNSTMAGFEILPSTAFLSLGRANICGKLTDALMNVRWLHWQGCPRDFEAIGIHLENLVILDLSWSKVTESWGGWKGIKVVYSSFFVTFVLA; this is encoded by the exons atgtatcttgatattgcatgttttctTCCGGATGTGGATTGTAGGATTGCCTCATATAtgtggcatgatgatgattgtCCTCATGATGGAATCGAGGTCCTTCGTTGTATGTCCCTaatagaaatggaagaaaataaaataggcgTGCACGGCATGCTAAGGTGCCTTGCCAGGAAGATTATTTACGAAGGTTTCCATGATCCAAGAAGACGTGTTAGATTGTACATTCCTGCCATAGCCCACGAcacgaagaagaggaaaagg GGAACAGACCACTTTAACAGTACTATGGCAGGCTTTGAGATCCTACCAAGCACGGCATTTCTCAGCTTGGGTCGTGCCAATATTTGTGGAAAACTCACAGATGCCTTAATGAACGTTCGGTGGCTTCACTGGCAAGGGTGCCCTCGAGATTTTGAAGCAATCGGCATTCATTTGGAGAACCTAGTTATTCTTGATCTTTCGTGGAGTAAGGTTACAGAATCCTGGGGAGGTTGGAAAGGAATTAAGGTGGTTTATAGTTcattttttgttacttttgtttTGGCTTGA